A genome region from Alteripontixanthobacter maritimus includes the following:
- the gatB gene encoding Asp-tRNA(Asn)/Glu-tRNA(Gln) amidotransferase subunit GatB — protein sequence MTSYRIHGETGEWEVVIGLEVHAQVTSNAKLFSGASTEFGAEPNTQVSLVDAAMPGMLPVPNRECIRQAVRTGMAIEAQINAWSRFDRKNYFYADLPQGYQVSQLYHPIVGEGQLTIEADEKAGIPADKVIGIERIHVEQDAGKLMHDQHPTMSYVDLNRSGVALMEIVSMPHMTSPAEAGAYVRKLRSILRYVGSCDGNMEQGSMRADVNVSVRKVGAKELGTRTETKNVNSVRFVMAVIEGEACRQVDLIEDGGTVMQETRLYDPDRNETRSMRSKEDAHDYRYFPDPDLLPVELDDAFLTECRESLPELPDAKRARYTGELGMNDYNAAQLTSEVETFARFETLLAETSKALGKPESDVATQVANWTLSVAPGVIKSLGEEAQLEHNTAAAQAQILKLVESGEVSGGQSKEIYEILLKTGRDPAEIADIEGLKQQSDTGAIEAEIDKILAANQDKVEQYKAGKDKLFGFFVGQTMKAMQGKANPQVVNELLRAKLG from the coding sequence ATGACTAGCTACCGCATCCACGGCGAAACCGGCGAATGGGAGGTCGTGATCGGCCTCGAGGTCCATGCGCAGGTCACGTCCAACGCCAAGCTGTTCTCCGGCGCTTCCACCGAATTCGGGGCGGAGCCCAACACGCAGGTCAGCCTCGTCGACGCAGCGATGCCCGGAATGCTGCCTGTGCCAAACCGCGAATGCATCCGCCAGGCGGTGCGTACCGGCATGGCGATCGAGGCGCAGATCAACGCCTGGAGCCGGTTCGACCGCAAAAACTATTTTTATGCCGATCTTCCGCAGGGCTACCAGGTCAGCCAGCTGTACCACCCCATCGTGGGCGAGGGGCAGCTGACCATCGAGGCCGACGAAAAAGCCGGCATCCCCGCCGACAAGGTGATTGGAATCGAGCGCATTCATGTCGAACAGGATGCCGGTAAGTTGATGCACGATCAGCATCCCACCATGTCCTATGTCGATCTCAACCGCAGCGGTGTGGCATTGATGGAAATCGTTTCCATGCCGCACATGACCTCGCCAGCAGAGGCCGGAGCCTATGTGCGCAAGCTGCGCTCCATCCTGCGCTATGTCGGCAGTTGCGACGGCAATATGGAGCAGGGCTCCATGCGCGCGGACGTGAATGTTTCGGTCAGAAAGGTCGGGGCGAAGGAATTGGGCACGCGCACGGAAACCAAAAACGTGAACTCGGTCCGCTTCGTGATGGCAGTAATCGAGGGCGAAGCGTGCCGGCAGGTCGACCTGATTGAGGATGGCGGCACGGTGATGCAGGAAACGCGACTTTACGATCCCGACCGCAACGAAACCCGATCCATGCGCTCCAAGGAAGACGCGCATGATTACCGTTATTTTCCCGACCCGGACCTGTTGCCAGTGGAGCTGGACGACGCGTTCCTGACCGAATGTCGCGAAAGTCTGCCTGAACTGCCCGACGCCAAGCGCGCTCGATACACCGGCGAGCTCGGTATGAACGATTACAACGCCGCGCAATTGACAAGCGAAGTGGAAACTTTCGCACGCTTCGAAACTCTGCTGGCCGAGACTTCCAAGGCGCTCGGCAAACCGGAATCGGACGTGGCCACGCAAGTCGCGAACTGGACGCTGTCCGTCGCACCTGGCGTTATCAAGTCGCTGGGCGAGGAAGCGCAGCTGGAGCACAACACCGCCGCCGCGCAGGCGCAGATCCTGAAACTGGTCGAAAGCGGTGAAGTCAGTGGTGGCCAGTCCAAGGAAATCTACGAAATCCTCCTCAAGACCGGCCGCGATCCGGCCGAAATTGCCGACATCGAAGGGCTGAAACAGCAAAGCGATACCGGCGCTATCGAGGCAGAAATCGACAAGATCCTCGCTGCCAATCAGGATAAGGTCGAACAGTATAAGGCCGGCAAGGACAAGCTGTTCGGTTTCTTCGTCGGGCAGACAATGAAGGCCATGCAGGGCAAAGCCAACCCGCAGGTCGTGAACGAATTGTTGCGTGCGAAGCTGGGGTAG
- a CDS encoding DUF5694 domain-containing protein: MCALFAAVSTGPVYAQVPAIDLRGVDEVLTVEPTQVMVLGSAHLTAIDGLEPRHIEPLLDRLARYDPTVITIEGMPGETCEMMRTYPSEYSAAIENYCQDPAPFRAESGLDAAEAAARVRTMLWEWSERPEPNERRQLAAAFLAAGEPYSALVQWWRLDESERRIGDGLGLASVAFLEKRSASMNESSQIAARLAARLGLEQVFTADDHSSDRVLAPYGDALWARMGAIWATNDPASKEGYVQSGKDIAAGNIFAAYRFYNSPETQRAAIDNDFRKAMNDSEGTQYGRAYNSWYQVRNLRMVSHIVAAGATKPGGRVLSVVGASHKPYFESYLDLMHDIELISTDTILN; encoded by the coding sequence ATGTGCGCACTGTTCGCTGCGGTATCGACAGGTCCAGTATATGCACAGGTCCCGGCGATTGATCTTCGCGGCGTGGATGAAGTCCTAACCGTCGAGCCTACTCAGGTGATGGTGCTGGGCTCGGCGCATCTTACAGCGATCGACGGTCTCGAGCCGCGGCATATCGAGCCTCTGCTCGATCGGCTAGCCCGGTACGATCCTACGGTCATCACTATCGAGGGGATGCCGGGTGAAACGTGCGAGATGATGCGCACCTACCCGTCCGAATATTCAGCCGCGATAGAGAACTACTGCCAAGATCCCGCACCGTTTCGCGCGGAGTCCGGGCTTGACGCGGCTGAAGCAGCTGCGCGGGTTCGCACGATGCTGTGGGAATGGTCAGAAAGACCTGAACCGAACGAGCGCCGCCAGTTGGCGGCAGCGTTCTTGGCTGCAGGCGAACCTTACTCCGCCCTTGTGCAGTGGTGGAGACTCGATGAAAGCGAACGGCGTATCGGCGATGGGCTAGGTCTGGCATCGGTTGCTTTCCTTGAAAAACGCTCGGCTTCGATGAATGAAAGCAGTCAGATTGCGGCACGCCTCGCTGCAAGGTTAGGATTGGAGCAAGTATTTACGGCCGACGATCACAGTTCCGATCGCGTGCTGGCACCGTATGGCGATGCATTATGGGCTCGGATGGGTGCCATTTGGGCTACGAACGATCCCGCTTCGAAAGAAGGCTATGTGCAATCGGGTAAAGATATCGCCGCGGGTAACATCTTCGCCGCCTACCGTTTTTACAACAGCCCGGAAACGCAGCGCGCAGCAATCGACAACGATTTTCGCAAGGCCATGAACGACAGCGAAGGCACGCAATATGGCCGCGCTTACAACAGCTGGTATCAGGTTCGGAACCTGCGAATGGTTTCTCATATCGTCGCAGCCGGAGCGACCAAACCAGGGGGGCGCGTATTGTCGGTGGTCGGCGCGTCGCACAAACCTTATTTCGAGAGCTATCTCGATCTTATGCATGATATCGAGCTTATCAGTACGGATACGATATTGAACTGA
- a CDS encoding M16 family metallopeptidase, whose protein sequence is MRLKLALSASVAALSLAGCATVPADKTATSAAIADAAVADTAPVSQEPADLAALTAQVDLPHEKFVLDNGLTVVTHTDRKAPVVALSVWYDVGSKHEPKGKTGFAHLFEHLMFNGTENAPADFFEYLRQIGATGTNGTTNADRTNYFETVPTGALETGLMLESDRMGYLLGAVTQEVLDNQRGVVQNEKRQGDNQPYGLLRYEIFENLFPKGHPYHHSTIGSMDDLNAATMDDVQTWFRDHYGPNNAVLVLSGDIDAATARPLVEKWFGDIPRGPEVVDPEVTIPTLPADKEVVTTDQISTTRIYRMWTTPGETDPESVPLQLAGAVLGGLSSSRLDDELVRNDPVATSVSAFQFGLEDAGAFIIQADVKPGVDPAEVASKLDAQIADFIAKGPTEDELLRAKTVTIAGVIRGLESVGGFGGKAPVLAEGELYHGNPAHLTTVLAQSAATTPAAVTAAMRKWLTRPVFKLVMNPGERTEGGENRGGAIVDPIASGTLGMEFYCQPTSRECDELAMGTMLQQVDRSTVPEPKALTGLDFPDIERTTLSNGMDVYFARRDAIPAVTVRVTFDAGYTADPMDGLGTQSVLLSLMDEGTATKSSSELAIAQERLGASINGFADADWTSFQLSALSPNLAPSLDLLAEYIRQPALAPADLERVRAQQLNRLSSELKSPNSIASRALAPLVFGDHPYAIPSSGRGNKDVVEGLTRTDLLAFHNTWLRPDNAKVFVVGDTTLREVTALLERTFGDWQAPPQPLPTKNFDVAIPDPEPRVVLIDRPNSPQSVITAARVLNLKGTDDTVLARAANEAFGGNFLSRINMNLRETKGWSYGVRSSVSSGTDRLAMFISAPVQADRTADSLAELRKDLTEFTTTKGVTAQELQGIVNSNVRELPGQFETSGGVLAGLVNIVKYGRDDTYYEDLADRYRAITAAELDQIARSEFVESDLVFVVVGDKDVVAPQLEALDLPLEIREAE, encoded by the coding sequence ATGCGTTTGAAACTCGCCCTGTCCGCCAGCGTCGCCGCGCTGTCCCTTGCCGGATGCGCCACCGTTCCCGCTGATAAAACCGCCACCAGCGCCGCAATCGCAGATGCAGCGGTGGCGGATACAGCCCCTGTTTCACAGGAACCGGCCGATCTGGCCGCGCTCACTGCGCAGGTTGACCTCCCGCACGAGAAGTTCGTGCTCGATAACGGTTTGACAGTGGTAACGCATACGGATCGCAAGGCCCCCGTGGTCGCCCTGTCCGTGTGGTACGATGTCGGCTCCAAGCACGAACCGAAGGGCAAGACCGGGTTCGCGCATCTGTTCGAACATCTGATGTTCAACGGGACGGAGAACGCGCCGGCTGATTTCTTCGAATATCTGCGCCAGATCGGTGCCACCGGCACCAACGGCACCACCAATGCCGACCGCACGAACTATTTCGAAACGGTGCCGACCGGCGCGCTGGAAACCGGACTGATGCTGGAAAGCGACCGGATGGGTTATTTGCTTGGCGCGGTTACACAGGAAGTGCTCGATAACCAGCGCGGCGTGGTCCAGAACGAGAAACGCCAGGGCGACAACCAGCCATACGGCCTGCTGCGTTACGAAATCTTCGAAAACCTCTTCCCCAAGGGCCACCCCTACCACCACTCCACCATTGGCTCGATGGACGATCTGAACGCCGCCACCATGGACGATGTGCAGACCTGGTTCCGCGACCATTACGGCCCGAACAACGCGGTGCTGGTGCTATCGGGCGACATCGATGCTGCTACTGCGCGCCCACTGGTCGAAAAATGGTTCGGCGACATTCCGCGCGGTCCCGAAGTGGTCGATCCCGAAGTCACCATACCCACCCTGCCTGCAGACAAGGAAGTGGTCACAACCGACCAGATCTCCACCACCCGTATCTACCGCATGTGGACCACGCCGGGCGAAACCGATCCTGAAAGCGTGCCGCTACAATTGGCCGGCGCGGTGCTAGGCGGCCTCAGCAGTTCGCGTCTTGACGACGAGCTGGTGCGCAACGACCCCGTCGCCACCTCCGTTTCCGCGTTCCAGTTCGGTCTGGAAGACGCCGGTGCCTTCATTATCCAAGCCGACGTAAAGCCCGGTGTGGACCCCGCCGAAGTGGCGTCCAAGCTGGATGCTCAAATCGCGGATTTCATTGCCAAAGGTCCGACCGAAGACGAATTGCTGCGCGCCAAGACCGTGACCATCGCCGGCGTTATCCGCGGACTGGAGTCGGTCGGCGGCTTCGGCGGCAAGGCCCCCGTCTTGGCCGAGGGTGAGCTGTATCACGGCAACCCTGCCCACCTCACTACGGTACTGGCGCAAAGCGCGGCTACGACGCCTGCCGCCGTCACGGCAGCAATGCGCAAATGGCTAACCCGCCCGGTATTCAAGCTGGTGATGAACCCCGGCGAACGCACCGAAGGCGGTGAAAACCGAGGTGGTGCGATCGTAGACCCGATCGCCTCCGGCACGCTGGGCATGGAGTTCTATTGTCAGCCCACCTCCCGTGAATGCGACGAGCTTGCGATGGGCACCATGTTGCAACAGGTCGATCGCAGCACCGTTCCCGAACCGAAAGCACTGACCGGGCTGGACTTTCCCGATATCGAACGCACCACGCTGTCGAATGGCATGGACGTGTACTTCGCACGCCGCGATGCCATACCGGCGGTCACCGTGCGCGTGACATTCGATGCAGGCTACACGGCCGATCCGATGGACGGTCTGGGCACGCAATCGGTGCTGCTCAGCCTGATGGACGAAGGGACGGCTACCAAGTCGTCCTCGGAGCTGGCCATCGCGCAGGAGCGGTTGGGTGCTTCGATCAACGGCTTCGCGGATGCCGACTGGACCTCGTTCCAGCTGTCTGCGCTGTCGCCCAATCTGGCGCCTTCGCTCGATCTGCTGGCGGAGTATATCCGTCAGCCCGCACTCGCCCCTGCCGATCTGGAACGGGTTCGCGCGCAGCAACTGAACCGGCTATCGTCGGAATTGAAATCGCCCAACAGCATCGCCAGCCGCGCGCTTGCGCCGCTGGTCTTCGGTGACCACCCTTACGCCATTCCCAGTTCCGGCCGGGGTAACAAGGATGTGGTGGAAGGGCTGACCCGCACCGATCTGCTGGCGTTCCACAACACATGGCTACGACCCGACAATGCGAAGGTCTTCGTTGTGGGCGACACCACGCTGCGCGAAGTCACCGCATTGCTCGAACGGACATTCGGTGACTGGCAGGCGCCGCCCCAGCCCCTCCCGACCAAGAACTTCGACGTGGCGATCCCCGATCCGGAACCGCGCGTGGTGCTGATCGACCGGCCCAACTCGCCGCAATCGGTCATTACAGCGGCGCGTGTCCTGAACCTCAAGGGGACCGATGACACCGTGCTGGCACGAGCCGCCAATGAGGCATTTGGCGGCAACTTCCTCAGCCGGATTAACATGAACCTGCGCGAGACCAAGGGCTGGTCCTATGGCGTTCGCAGCTCCGTGAGCAGTGGGACGGACCGCCTCGCCATGTTCATCAGTGCACCGGTCCAGGCTGATCGCACAGCCGATTCCCTCGCCGAACTACGCAAGGACCTGACCGAGTTCACGACGACCAAGGGCGTGACGGCACAGGAACTGCAAGGCATCGTAAACAGCAATGTGCGCGAGCTACCTGGACAGTTCGAGACCTCCGGCGGAGTGCTGGCGGGTCTCGTCAATATCGTGAAGTATGGCCGCGACGACACCTATTACGAGGATCTGGCGGACCGCTACCGTGCTATCACCGCAGCCGAGCTCGATCAGATCGCCCGCAGCGAGTTCGTCGAGAGCGACCTTGTCTTCGTGGTGGTGGGTGACAAGGACGTTGTCGCACCGCAGCTGGAAGCACTCGATCTGCCGCTGGAAATTCGCGAAGCCGAATAA
- a CDS encoding acylase, translated as MRKWLARGGFALLALVLAVLVGLMVWEPLAADRGTPPPKGTYQAEIIRDEFGVPHIYGKTDADVAYGVAIAHSEDDFSTLQDVAAMTRGRYGAIAGEDGAQVDYLYHLLDARGTAQRNYASVPADTRALFEAYAAGMNDFATQNPGEVKLDRLFPLDGEDIATGFALRQPLFFGLGNTIGPLVAGEKLNREQGPPIPQKSPNIDEPAPESVRPAPPIAHTQASGRTRPLPLHAGENAAFAGSNAFAIAPEKSGDGVTRLVSNSHQPWRGGVAWYELVVESGEGWHYAGANFPGSPFPFLGHNEHLGWTNTVNQPDMVDVYRLEMSDDGSQYRLDGEWRDLETRTVTLPVRFGPVVLPVRRDILRSVHGPVIANDNGHFAIRYGGMDSLGALDAYYRMNKATSFAEWEAILARLDVPSTNFIYADEAGNIGYYYNAAIPDRPATIAGKRPDWRGILPGNDSALIWNGTVDFEALPQVVNPASGWVFNANNRPDNAAGPGSDVTFTDFAPEMGIELRDTNRARRAARLMAEADVIDRETLERIKYDTGYDRSGYVADMLDAVAALDLKDGSRLAQAQALLNGWDLFADNVGRGDALALLMIRPYMGADYQNGTIPDVREELQRSADHLMEHFGRLDPPMSKLLRLRQGSGDNRVDLPLDGGSDTLRASTLWDVDDDGRLSVRHGDSFIQFVEWKDGELLKSESIQPYGAATTRPNSLHYADQASLFVQHKLKPVRFYRADVLKNAVSRKIVRHR; from the coding sequence ATGCGCAAATGGTTGGCCCGGGGTGGATTTGCCCTGCTGGCACTGGTGCTGGCCGTATTGGTCGGGTTGATGGTCTGGGAGCCGCTAGCCGCTGATCGCGGCACGCCTCCTCCCAAAGGTACCTACCAGGCCGAAATTATTCGCGACGAATTCGGCGTGCCGCATATTTACGGCAAAACCGATGCAGACGTGGCTTACGGCGTGGCCATCGCCCATTCGGAGGATGACTTCTCCACGCTGCAGGACGTCGCTGCGATGACGCGCGGCCGTTACGGAGCGATTGCGGGCGAAGATGGCGCGCAGGTCGATTATCTCTACCATTTGCTCGACGCGCGCGGCACGGCCCAGCGCAATTACGCTTCCGTCCCGGCAGATACCCGTGCGCTGTTCGAAGCTTACGCCGCTGGCATGAACGACTTCGCCACGCAGAATCCCGGCGAAGTAAAACTCGACCGGCTGTTTCCATTGGACGGCGAAGACATCGCAACCGGCTTCGCCTTGCGCCAGCCACTGTTCTTTGGCCTTGGCAACACTATCGGGCCGCTGGTGGCGGGTGAAAAGCTGAACCGCGAGCAAGGCCCGCCGATCCCGCAAAAGTCACCTAATATCGACGAACCCGCGCCGGAAAGCGTGCGTCCAGCACCACCCATTGCGCACACGCAAGCGAGCGGCCGAACGCGCCCGCTACCGCTTCATGCGGGCGAGAACGCTGCTTTTGCAGGCTCCAACGCTTTTGCCATCGCACCTGAAAAATCGGGCGATGGTGTGACGCGGCTGGTTTCCAACAGCCACCAGCCGTGGCGCGGCGGTGTCGCCTGGTACGAACTGGTCGTGGAAAGCGGCGAAGGCTGGCATTATGCGGGCGCGAACTTCCCCGGCAGCCCCTTCCCCTTTCTTGGTCATAACGAGCATCTGGGCTGGACCAACACAGTGAACCAGCCAGATATGGTAGACGTGTATCGGCTGGAGATGAGCGACGATGGCAGCCAGTACCGGTTGGACGGGGAATGGCGCGATCTTGAAACCAGGACCGTTACCCTGCCCGTCCGCTTCGGCCCGGTCGTGCTTCCGGTACGGCGCGACATCCTCCGCAGCGTGCATGGCCCGGTCATTGCCAACGACAATGGCCACTTTGCCATCCGTTATGGCGGGATGGATTCGCTCGGCGCGCTGGACGCCTATTACCGCATGAACAAGGCCACTAGCTTCGCCGAATGGGAAGCGATCCTGGCGCGGCTCGACGTGCCAAGCACCAATTTCATCTATGCCGACGAGGCCGGGAACATCGGCTATTACTACAACGCCGCGATACCCGACCGTCCCGCCACGATTGCGGGGAAGCGTCCCGACTGGCGCGGCATATTGCCGGGTAACGACAGCGCGCTGATATGGAACGGCACCGTCGATTTCGAGGCTTTGCCGCAAGTGGTCAATCCGGCCAGCGGCTGGGTCTTCAACGCCAACAACCGACCGGACAATGCAGCAGGTCCGGGCAGCGATGTGACCTTCACCGACTTTGCCCCGGAAATGGGGATCGAGCTGCGCGATACCAACCGCGCGCGGCGGGCGGCCAGGCTTATGGCGGAGGCTGATGTGATCGACCGCGAAACCCTCGAACGGATTAAGTACGACACCGGCTACGATCGCAGCGGCTATGTCGCCGATATGCTGGATGCGGTCGCAGCGCTCGATCTGAAGGACGGTTCGCGGCTGGCCCAAGCGCAAGCGCTGCTCAATGGCTGGGATTTGTTTGCAGACAATGTCGGACGCGGCGACGCGCTCGCCCTGCTGATGATCCGCCCATATATGGGTGCGGATTACCAGAACGGCACGATACCCGATGTACGCGAAGAATTGCAGCGGTCCGCCGATCACTTGATGGAGCATTTCGGCAGGCTAGATCCACCAATGTCGAAACTGCTGCGATTGCGTCAGGGTTCGGGCGATAACCGGGTCGATTTGCCGCTGGATGGCGGCTCCGATACATTGCGGGCCAGTACTCTATGGGATGTGGATGATGATGGCCGCTTGTCGGTTCGCCATGGCGACAGTTTCATCCAGTTCGTGGAATGGAAGGACGGCGAATTGCTGAAGTCGGAATCCATCCAGCCTTATGGCGCCGCCACAACCCGTCCGAACAGCCTGCACTATGCCGATCAAGCGTCGCTTTTTGTCCAGCACAAGCTGAAGCCCGTGCGGTTCTACCGCGCCGATGTGCTGAAGAACGCGGTTAGTCGAAAAATCGTCCGCCATCGCTGA
- the clpB gene encoding ATP-dependent chaperone ClpB, producing MNMEKFTDRAKGFLQAAQTVAIRMSHQRITPSHLLKAMIEDAEGMASGLVARAGGNPRAVEDEVDAALAKIPVVSGGGAQATPGLDNDAVRVLDQAEQIAEKSGDAYVTVERLLVALALATTTAAGKALQAANVDAKALETAITELRGGRTADSANAEESYDAMKKYARDLTEAAREGKLDPVIGRDEEIRRTVQILARRTKNNPALIGEPGTGKTAIAEGLALRIANGDVPDSLKGRTLMSLDMGALIAGAKYRGEFEERLKAVLDEVKGADGQIILFIDEMHTLIGAGASEGSMDASNLLKPALSRGELHCIGATTLDEYQKYVEKDPALQRRFQSVYIDEPSVEDTISILRGIKDKYELHHGVRITDGAIVAAAQLSNRYIQNRFLPDKAIDLMDEAASRIRMEVESKPEEIENLDRRIIQLKIEESALGKESDRNSKDRLEALRKELSELEQQSSELTTRWQNERDKIHAESRIKEELDAARIELEQAQRGGDLAKAGELSYGTIPELEKKLDEASGHTENALLREEVTEDDIAGVVSRWTGVPVDRMLEGEREKLLQMEELIGKRVIGQTKAVEAVSKAVRRARAGLKDPGRPLGSFLFLGPTGVGKTELTKALAEFMFDDDSAMVRIDMSEFMEKHAVARLIGAPPGYVGYDEGGVLTEAVRRRPYQVVLFDEVEKAHSDVFNVLLQVLDDGRLTDGQGRVVDFSNTLIILTSNLGSEYLSNMTSEQKVSDVEPQVMDAVRGHFRPEFLNRLDEIILFHRLAEEHMVPIVRIQLGRVQKLLSDRKITLDLSEAALRWLGRVGYDPVYGARPLKRAVQRYLQDPLADKLLAGEIPDGSTLKIDEGDGKLKIDVT from the coding sequence ATGAACATGGAAAAATTTACCGACCGAGCGAAAGGCTTCCTCCAAGCGGCGCAAACGGTCGCTATCCGCATGAGCCACCAGCGCATTACGCCTTCGCATCTGTTGAAGGCGATGATCGAGGATGCCGAAGGCATGGCGAGCGGGCTGGTCGCACGAGCGGGCGGCAATCCGCGCGCGGTAGAGGACGAGGTGGACGCCGCGCTCGCCAAAATACCTGTCGTCAGTGGCGGCGGGGCACAGGCGACACCGGGGTTGGACAATGACGCGGTGCGCGTGCTCGACCAGGCGGAACAGATCGCCGAAAAGTCGGGCGATGCCTACGTGACCGTCGAACGGCTGCTGGTTGCGCTGGCGCTTGCTACCACCACGGCAGCGGGCAAGGCCTTGCAAGCTGCGAATGTCGACGCGAAGGCGCTGGAAACCGCCATTACCGAATTGCGCGGCGGTCGCACGGCAGACAGCGCGAATGCCGAAGAATCCTACGACGCGATGAAAAAATACGCCCGCGACCTGACCGAGGCCGCGCGCGAGGGCAAGCTCGACCCGGTTATCGGCCGCGACGAGGAAATCCGCCGCACAGTACAGATCCTCGCCCGGCGTACGAAGAACAACCCCGCACTGATCGGCGAGCCCGGCACCGGCAAGACCGCGATCGCAGAAGGCCTCGCGCTGCGCATCGCCAATGGCGACGTGCCGGACAGCCTCAAGGGCCGCACGCTGATGAGCCTCGACATGGGCGCATTGATTGCTGGCGCGAAATATCGAGGCGAATTCGAAGAGCGGCTGAAGGCCGTGCTTGACGAAGTGAAGGGCGCGGACGGACAGATCATCTTGTTTATCGACGAGATGCACACGCTGATCGGCGCCGGCGCGTCGGAAGGTAGCATGGATGCCTCCAACTTGCTTAAACCCGCGCTCAGCCGGGGCGAATTGCATTGTATCGGCGCGACGACGCTGGATGAATACCAGAAATATGTCGAGAAGGACCCGGCCCTGCAGCGCCGCTTCCAGTCGGTTTATATCGACGAGCCAAGCGTGGAGGACACGATCTCCATCCTGCGCGGCATCAAGGACAAATACGAACTGCATCACGGGGTGCGTATTACAGATGGCGCGATCGTCGCCGCTGCGCAGCTTTCCAATCGCTATATCCAGAACCGCTTCCTGCCAGACAAGGCCATCGACCTGATGGATGAGGCAGCGTCGCGTATTCGGATGGAGGTGGAATCCAAGCCCGAAGAAATTGAGAACCTCGACCGCCGCATCATCCAGCTCAAAATCGAGGAATCCGCGCTGGGCAAGGAAAGCGACCGGAATTCGAAGGACCGGCTGGAGGCGCTGCGTAAGGAGCTGTCCGAGCTGGAGCAGCAGTCGTCCGAACTCACCACGCGTTGGCAGAACGAGCGCGACAAGATCCATGCAGAAAGCCGGATCAAGGAAGAGCTCGACGCGGCGCGCATTGAACTGGAGCAGGCTCAACGCGGCGGTGATCTCGCAAAGGCGGGGGAACTTTCCTACGGCACCATTCCGGAGCTTGAGAAGAAGCTGGATGAAGCGTCGGGCCACACTGAAAATGCACTGCTGCGCGAGGAAGTGACCGAGGACGATATTGCCGGCGTCGTCAGCCGTTGGACCGGGGTGCCGGTCGACCGGATGCTGGAAGGCGAACGTGAAAAGCTGCTTCAGATGGAAGAGCTGATTGGCAAACGGGTGATTGGTCAGACGAAGGCGGTCGAGGCCGTATCGAAGGCTGTTCGCCGCGCACGTGCGGGTCTTAAAGATCCTGGCCGTCCGCTCGGCAGCTTCCTGTTTCTCGGCCCGACTGGCGTCGGCAAGACCGAATTAACCAAGGCGCTTGCCGAGTTCATGTTCGACGACGACAGCGCAATGGTTCGCATCGACATGAGCGAGTTCATGGAGAAGCACGCAGTCGCCCGGCTGATCGGCGCACCTCCGGGCTATGTCGGGTATGACGAAGGCGGGGTGCTGACCGAAGCAGTGCGGCGAAGGCCCTATCAGGTCGTGCTGTTCGACGAGGTTGAGAAGGCGCATTCCGATGTATTTAATGTGCTGTTGCAGGTACTCGACGACGGACGGCTGACCGACGGGCAGGGGCGCGTGGTGGATTTCTCCAATACGCTGATTATCCTTACGTCCAATCTGGGCAGCGAGTATCTGTCCAATATGACTTCGGAGCAGAAAGTCAGCGATGTCGAACCCCAGGTCATGGATGCAGTGCGCGGGCATTTCCGGCCCGAATTTCTGAACCGGCTGGACGAGATCATTCTGTTCCACCGGCTGGCTGAGGAGCACATGGTGCCGATCGTCCGTATCCAGCTGGGCCGCGTGCAAAAGCTCCTCAGCGACCGCAAGATTACGCTCGACCTCAGCGAAGCTGCGCTGCGCTGGTTGGGGCGTGTCGGTTACGATCCGGTGTACGGTGCGCGCCCGCTGAAGCGCGCTGTGCAACGCTACCTGCAGGACCCGCTCGCGGACAAGCTGTTGGCCGGTGAAATACCTGACGGCAGCACGCTGAAGATCGACGAGGGCGATGGGAAGCTCAAGATCGACGTTACCTGA